In Dermacentor variabilis isolate Ectoservices chromosome 1, ASM5094787v1, whole genome shotgun sequence, the genomic stretch accgaatacgtacagtgaacgccactgcgcgcagtcgccgcgatggagtctccggaaccggcttcttgcgtgaaaggtaggtaaacgctgagagctaactatgtgaaatatgttcttatagtgtttgtataactaaatggagcgtaatagaatgaagcctcaatgcagcgatcgcacagattcacaCCGACcgtctgcgcgtctgcatgcatgcatgtccgcgcactgtttcgctttctccgcgcgcgcgttttcgcaccgtgccatgagctttaggccgcagaatatgagcatttgacagtatacaagcaaccattgttgcgtgggcgctatcagagctgttcaaaaataatttcattgtagagacttcgacgcctacggggactgtgatgtgccgtcgcgacgattcaatcttttttttatactaaattctttgacctttcaatactctttctcgagttgcgtcgcactgtatgtttatcggtgttctcagcgtgcaattccccgctgctcctttttttgtaatccagtgcattaattcataacacaaacatgaccatatgccatgctttttttaaatgtgcttcttaccgccgcctttccactccactgaacttgccagtatctatagcatcgacaagttcatagaccaaaccgtcatgacattagtcgggcagcggactcgggcgagcgtctcagtgcgcgttttcagaacatcgcagaccgggcaccgtagcagaaatcttcctcgcgtctgtgcttgctgcatacccgagttgtagccgatgactatttgccggttttatgtttcgcgagccaagcttcacacagcttcttgtcctgcggctacgtgtgaataaggcagacaccgtgctccgtcgcgtgcgtcctgcattgcggcaccgagcagtagcctaccatgttgtgcgccttcaaaggcagccactacctattgtagtgctttcaagcgttgtaaaggagacactcgaagcgggaaaatctcgccactatatgaggaccgcagcgtacgagggaatttaacctctcgttttcagctcgtttcagcgcgcccgaagcagccgacgcggccgctatgtccacgtgatccctcctagcacgtcacgccgacggtggcgccagcttttccagtggtggagctcgaggccaatggCTGGCAGAGAACGTTAACAAGCTTCTTTGCCTCCGCACCTATAGACTACAACTGCGTCTGAGCGCAAGTTTGATATTGATTCGCGTACATCTTCATGCTTTTTTACAtacagataaacaagtacgcttgtcaatattgacacgtgtacttatctttatcgggcgaccacgtttcgctgcctaacaaatgttatcgcacagcgcgggacgcgcctgcatgtatccgaaatttttggaaagttttcgatgcttctatccgctgtctgttgtcgccggaccttgtgttatctgatttcatcgcctgacgcgaatggtgtagaactttgtggaaggcacgcgggtcccaacgattagtctggaacattcgacgactgctgtataaaagccgacgcgcttgacccgcagatcagatttttcaatgattgccgaccgtgttcaccgctaccGTTGTGCTATGTGTAGCCTgccttgtgggcacaggttcgcccaataaaagttagttttgttgttCACAGTATTGcgactgtgttcttcaacgtcaccaccacgtgacaatatgcttgaTTGGACGTGCTTGATATATAGATAACCTAGATGTCGACTCACACAAAGTGTCACTGACGTGATGTTAAAGCCAACGGTTGAATTCTAACGCTCTGGGTTAATATATTGTGCCCCTGGGAAGCCATTTAAAACATTTCCGGAACCGCATTTTCCCTCGTATTTTATGAAGATTCTGTGTCCGACGTGAAATTTAAGGTTTTTTGGCTTGATAGCATGTATGAGTGAGGATGCAGCACGTTCTCGGCGTACACGACACCAAAATACTGGAAAGACAGGCAAAGTATACGGCTAAGCGGAGAGTGTCCTTTTTTTGCATATAGATAAACAAGTACGCTTGTCAATATACTTGATATGGATGTGCTTGATATATGGATGACCTGGATATCCAATCACACAAAGTGCCGCTGACGGGATGTTAAAGCCAACTGTAGATTTGTAACATGGTTTCTTTTGTCTTCAAAATGTATCAGAATAAACGACCAATTTTGAGTTCTTTTAGCTAAAGTTTACATAAATCTGATTATTTGATGTAGAAGTTCGGATAAATCGGGTAATTTTCTGTATAGACGTCCAGCCTCTATACGGTCAAGCGAGGATTCAAGCGAGGCTATAGCTTCCCTGTTtcatctgtttctttttctctctgacAAGAGTCCCCATGACTACAGATCAGGGAACATAATAAAAGATTACAAATCTACTGGCCTTCGCATCTAACGACCTGCAAAAGCTGGTCAAATGCTGGTTAGATGTTTTCTAAATTATACGCATAATTATTTGTAGACACCGAATATGCTTTGACACGATAACAAGCGCGACAAATCAAATGCGaactctttttcttcttcaggGTAAAGAGGCGACGGACCACAGGAAAGAGGAAAGCAAGTCACTAAATGGTGAACTATTGATTGTGTCAAGCAGCAAAGGCCAGCCTTCGAACAGACGTGAACGGCAACACGATGAGCACGAAAGAAAACAAGGGTAAGAAGGCGAACAAGGACAAAAAACAAGCTAGCGCAAAAACGAAGGAAGATGGGAAAAAGCGAACAAAGTCATCCAAACGGACAAAGTCAAGGGATCCGTCCGCCTCGAAAGCGTCCAAGTCAGGGAAGAAGAAAGATCGCACCGCAAAGAAACGCGGCGACAAGTCACGCGATGGCACAGGGGCACCCTCCGAGGGTAAGCCAGTCTCGAAGAAATCCAAACCACGCCAGCAAAAGACAGCTTCGAGAAAGGACGCCGCGAGCAGCCATAAAAAATCGAAGTCCTCCAAGTCTCGCAGAAAAGGTGGAAAGGGCTCGAGCGTCAAGCGAAGAAGTGTCTTTAGCAAGCTATATAGGAAGCTCAGGGGCTCCAAGAGCAAGGCTAAGAAATCGAAGAGAAAACCGAGCTCCAAGAGTGGCAAGGCGTCTGAATCGTCTAAACTGACCCCGACAGCCAGCTTGACGCAACCTATAGCAACCTCAGACGTGAAGCAGCCTCCTCCTGAAGACCTCGCGTCGTCCAGCAAAGTGCCAGATCATAAGGAAAGCGCGCCCGAAGACAAGGATCTCAAACAAAAAGCATCCGAGCCGACGATGCCGGATCAGAAA encodes the following:
- the LOC142572592 gene encoding uncharacterized protein LOC142572592 — protein: MSTKENKGKKANKDKKQASAKTKEDGKKRTKSSKRTKSRDPSASKASKSGKKKDRTAKKRGDKSRDGTGAPSEGKPVSKKSKPRQQKTASRKDAASSHKKSKSSKSRRKGGKGSSVKRRSVFSKLYRKLRGSKSKAKKSKRKPSSKSGKASESSKLTPTASLTQPIATSDVKQPPPEDLASSSKVPDHKESAPEDKDLKQKASEPTMPDQKAPEAKIPEDKVPDGKTVKPVEVSEPSNASVQEVKASSKDAGVVDAPEQAGKPQGQKSPNALKEPIEKVDQKDPAFAPAPKQGEEKLPETSREPAPVQQDKTATSPPVKTAALEAVQSDNRAPSVVEAGPIDGQQQQSSKLPEEVIQPERLPIKDESWPDTAASTAFTCPETHIEHTGAIKVDWASLEDFLLPEFAAAL